A window from Bordetella petrii encodes these proteins:
- a CDS encoding TRAP transporter large permease: MSPNTILAIMFGGLTLLMLTGLPIAFVLGGLSLLLTVTLWNADAVVLMVLQIFDTMRSEALLGIPLYILMAGILQRSGVIEDLYRAMELWFGRLRGGLAIGTVVICVIMAAMTGVVGAAVTAMALLAMPEMLRRGYDPRLVTGTICASGTLGILIPPSVLTIVYAVTAQVSIGKMLIAGVVPGLILAVLYILYILYVAYFRPGQVPPPSGERVPFGAKLRSLRAVILPMLLIVLILGSIFFGIATPTEAAAVGVLGAVLASAARRRLTMRGVSEAAIETLKATAMILWITIGAKAYVAIFTGLGGANTLMEFIRHLDMPPYAVLAAMMLILIFLGTALDEIGIILLTVPVFLPIVKLLGFDEIWFGVLYAITIQTGYISPPFGYTLFYIKGPLPPHLGMGTVYRGVTPFMLLQMLALLICAAFPGLVTWLPRLMAH; the protein is encoded by the coding sequence ATGAGCCCCAATACCATTCTGGCCATCATGTTCGGCGGCCTGACGCTGCTGATGCTGACCGGGCTGCCCATCGCCTTTGTGCTGGGCGGACTGTCGCTGCTGCTGACGGTCACGCTGTGGAATGCCGACGCCGTCGTGCTGATGGTGCTGCAGATATTCGACACCATGCGTTCGGAAGCGCTGCTGGGCATTCCGCTGTACATCCTGATGGCCGGCATTCTGCAGCGCTCGGGCGTGATCGAAGACCTGTACCGCGCGATGGAGCTGTGGTTCGGCCGGCTGCGCGGCGGCCTGGCGATCGGCACAGTGGTCATCTGCGTGATCATGGCGGCCATGACAGGCGTGGTGGGCGCCGCCGTCACCGCCATGGCCCTGCTGGCCATGCCCGAAATGCTGCGGCGCGGCTACGACCCCAGGCTGGTTACCGGCACCATCTGCGCATCGGGCACCCTGGGCATCCTGATCCCGCCATCGGTGCTGACCATCGTGTACGCGGTGACCGCCCAGGTGTCGATCGGCAAGATGCTGATCGCCGGCGTGGTGCCGGGCTTGATTTTGGCGGTGCTGTACATCCTGTACATCCTGTATGTGGCGTACTTCCGGCCCGGCCAGGTGCCGCCGCCGTCGGGCGAGCGGGTGCCGTTCGGCGCCAAGTTGCGCAGCCTGCGCGCGGTGATTCTGCCGATGCTGCTGATCGTGCTGATCCTGGGCTCGATTTTCTTCGGTATCGCGACGCCCACCGAGGCGGCCGCGGTGGGCGTGCTGGGCGCGGTGCTGGCCAGCGCGGCGCGCCGCCGGCTGACCATGCGCGGGGTCAGCGAGGCGGCCATCGAGACCCTGAAGGCCACGGCGATGATCCTGTGGATCACCATCGGCGCCAAGGCCTATGTGGCGATCTTCACCGGCCTGGGCGGCGCCAATACCTTGATGGAGTTCATCCGCCACCTGGACATGCCGCCGTACGCGGTGCTGGCCGCGATGATGCTGATCCTGATTTTCCTGGGCACGGCGCTCGACGAGATCGGCATCATCCTGCTGACTGTGCCGGTGTTCCTGCCCATTGTGAAACTGCTGGGCTTTGACGAAATCTGGTTCGGCGTGCTGTACGCCATCACGATCCAGACCGGCTATATCAGCCCGCCATTCGGCTACACGCTGTTCTACATCAAGGGGCCGCTGCCGCCGCACCTGGGCATGGGCACTGTCTATCGCGGCGTGACGCCCTTCATGCTGCTGCAGATGCTGGCCCTGCTGATATGCGCGGCTTTCCCGGGCCTGGTCACCTGGCTGCCGCGCCTGATGGCCCATTGA
- a CDS encoding TRAP transporter small permease subunit: MPRAIRWYVTLVTGINRALFLAVAGLMLIIVPVMLYEVTSRYLFGAPTVWGMELATMLFGPYFLLGGPYLLHLRGHVNLDLVRRRLAPHRIRQLDLFNHLVIMAFCAILLTYSLPLALQSLAFHETSFSAWNPPVWPVKFTVPLAVMLLGAQSLAEFLRLLARDPGALEAAP, from the coding sequence ATGCCTCGAGCCATACGCTGGTATGTCACGCTGGTGACCGGGATCAACCGCGCGCTGTTCCTGGCGGTAGCCGGCCTGATGCTGATCATCGTTCCCGTCATGCTGTACGAGGTGACCTCGCGCTACCTGTTCGGCGCGCCCACGGTGTGGGGCATGGAACTGGCGACCATGCTGTTCGGCCCCTACTTCCTGCTGGGCGGCCCCTATCTGCTGCACCTGCGCGGCCACGTCAACCTGGACCTGGTGCGCCGCCGCCTGGCGCCGCACCGGATACGCCAGCTGGACTTGTTCAACCACTTGGTGATCATGGCGTTCTGCGCCATTTTGCTGACGTATTCGCTGCCGCTGGCGCTGCAGTCGCTGGCCTTTCACGAGACCTCGTTCTCGGCCTGGAACCCGCCGGTCTGGCCGGTGAAGTTCACCGTGCCGCTGGCCGTGATGCTGCTGGGCGCGCAGAGCCTGGCCGAGTTCCTGCGCCTGCTGGCGCGCGACCCGGGCGCGCTGGAGGCCGCGCCATGA
- the dctP gene encoding TRAP transporter substrate-binding protein DctP has translation MKTIDRRSAIKTLGLGALGMAGVSAARPARAQESVNWRMQALWDGGTTPQKFEERFVKRVGELTDGKFKIELFSAGQLVPANQAFDAVRGGAFQMMKTFDGYEAGKIPGLAFTSTVPFGFPEPDQYEAWFYELGGLELAREAYAPAGLFYIAPTVYGPEPIHSKVPIKTIADLHGKKGRFVGLASTVMGSLGVAVTPLPTSEVYSALDKGVIDLADRGDLTANLEAGLGEVAKYIVMPGPHQPTTATSYVANRAAYEGLPAPYKAALAAAARETSAALRQHILVADGKALEAFKAQGVTVTAFDPAELAQARAQVAQTWQKAAGSNGNAVKILESQMAFLKRLGLLS, from the coding sequence ATGAAGACCATCGATCGCCGCTCGGCTATCAAGACCCTGGGCCTGGGCGCGCTGGGCATGGCCGGCGTATCGGCCGCGCGGCCCGCGCGCGCGCAGGAAAGCGTGAACTGGCGCATGCAGGCGCTGTGGGACGGCGGCACCACCCCGCAGAAATTCGAAGAACGCTTCGTCAAGCGCGTGGGCGAACTCACCGACGGAAAGTTCAAGATCGAACTGTTCTCGGCGGGCCAGCTGGTGCCCGCCAACCAGGCCTTCGACGCCGTGCGCGGCGGGGCCTTCCAGATGATGAAGACCTTCGACGGCTACGAAGCGGGCAAGATCCCGGGGCTGGCCTTCACCAGCACGGTGCCGTTCGGCTTTCCGGAGCCGGACCAGTACGAGGCCTGGTTCTACGAACTGGGCGGCCTGGAACTGGCGCGCGAGGCCTATGCGCCGGCGGGCCTGTTCTACATTGCGCCCACCGTCTACGGCCCCGAGCCGATTCATTCGAAGGTGCCGATCAAGACCATCGCCGATCTGCACGGCAAGAAAGGCCGTTTCGTGGGGCTGGCCTCGACCGTGATGGGTTCGCTGGGCGTGGCGGTGACGCCGCTGCCGACCAGCGAAGTGTATTCGGCGCTGGACAAGGGCGTGATCGACCTGGCCGACCGCGGCGACCTGACCGCCAACCTGGAAGCCGGCCTGGGCGAAGTGGCCAAGTACATCGTCATGCCCGGCCCGCACCAGCCCACCACGGCCACCAGCTATGTGGCCAACCGGGCCGCCTACGAGGGCCTGCCGGCGCCTTACAAGGCCGCGCTGGCGGCGGCGGCGCGAGAAACCTCGGCCGCCTTGCGGCAGCACATCCTGGTGGCCGACGGCAAGGCGCTGGAGGCCTTCAAGGCGCAGGGCGTCACCGTAACGGCATTCGATCCCGCCGAGCTGGCGCAGGCGCGCGCGCAGGTGGCGCAGACCTGGCAAAAGGCCGCCGGCAGCAACGGCAACGCCGTGAAGATCCTGGAAAGCCAGATGGCCTTCCTGAAGCGCCTGGGCCTGCTCAGCTGA
- a CDS encoding PLP-dependent aminotransferase family protein, with protein sequence MSRVGTIVEQIAGLIAGGELKPGQRLPSVRAGAVEHGVSKNTMADAYDRLVAMGHLQARPGSGYYVAATRALSSAQRSRHVAQAIDTVSLLREQLVQHYEVRVGDGRPPPSWMERFDLGRPAGNAKALRDTDIGHGYGNPWGYKPLRERIAVALAERGIQAGAGQVLLTHGANHALDLVARQLLEPGDVALVDSPGYYPLFGKLRFSNVKLVGVRRRADGPDLDDLAQKAAAFKPKVFFTQSLAHNPTGGSLTLPVGHRVLQAAAQYGFYIVEDDPFADILPAASPRLATLDQLERVIYVGTFSKTLSASLRVGYLAANGALANALCDLKMLTLVSTSDYVERLVFNLIASGQYLKHQRRLKAHVERATREALAALKSVGFALPYAPGGGFYLWARLKPGQDELALASEASGASIFLAPGAIFMPDRGQLTSALRVNIAYATDPRFLAFMKRRLAR encoded by the coding sequence ATGAGTCGCGTGGGCACTATCGTGGAACAGATCGCCGGTCTGATCGCCGGCGGCGAGCTCAAGCCGGGGCAGCGCCTGCCGTCAGTACGGGCCGGCGCCGTCGAGCACGGCGTGTCCAAGAACACCATGGCCGACGCCTACGACCGCCTGGTCGCCATGGGACACCTGCAGGCCAGGCCGGGCTCGGGCTACTACGTGGCGGCCACCCGCGCCCTGTCTTCGGCGCAGCGCTCGCGCCACGTCGCGCAGGCCATCGACACGGTGTCGCTGCTGCGCGAACAATTGGTTCAGCATTACGAAGTGCGGGTCGGCGACGGCCGCCCGCCGCCATCATGGATGGAGCGCTTCGACCTGGGACGCCCCGCCGGCAATGCCAAGGCGCTGCGCGATACCGATATCGGCCACGGCTATGGCAACCCGTGGGGCTACAAGCCGCTGCGCGAACGCATTGCCGTGGCGCTGGCCGAACGCGGCATCCAGGCCGGCGCCGGCCAGGTGCTGCTGACCCACGGCGCCAACCACGCCCTGGACCTGGTCGCGCGGCAGCTGCTCGAGCCCGGCGACGTCGCGCTGGTCGACAGCCCGGGCTATTACCCTTTGTTCGGCAAGCTGCGGTTTTCCAACGTGAAGCTGGTGGGCGTGCGGCGCCGCGCCGACGGCCCCGACCTGGACGACCTGGCGCAGAAGGCCGCGGCATTCAAGCCCAAGGTGTTCTTCACCCAGTCGCTGGCCCACAATCCCACCGGCGGTTCGCTGACGCTGCCGGTGGGCCACCGCGTACTGCAGGCGGCGGCGCAATACGGTTTCTATATCGTCGAAGACGATCCCTTCGCCGATATCCTGCCCGCCGCCAGCCCGCGGCTGGCCACGCTGGATCAGCTGGAACGGGTCATCTACGTGGGCACGTTTTCCAAGACCCTGTCGGCCAGCCTGCGGGTCGGCTACCTGGCGGCTAACGGCGCGCTGGCCAATGCCTTGTGCGACCTGAAGATGCTGACGCTGGTCAGCACCTCGGACTATGTCGAGCGCCTGGTCTTCAACCTGATCGCCAGCGGCCAGTATCTGAAGCACCAGCGCCGCCTCAAGGCGCACGTGGAACGCGCCACGCGCGAGGCGCTGGCCGCCCTGAAAAGCGTGGGTTTTGCCTTGCCGTATGCGCCGGGCGGCGGGTTTTATCTGTGGGCCCGCCTGAAGCCGGGGCAAGACGAGCTGGCATTGGCCAGCGAGGCTTCCGGCGCCAGCATATTCCTGGCGCCGGGCGCGATCTTCATGCCCGACCGTGGGCAACTGACCTCGGCGCTGCGCGTCAATATTGCCTATGCCACGGATCCGCGCTTCCTGGCATTCATGAAGCGTCGCCTGGCGCGCTAG
- a CDS encoding DUF3772 domain-containing protein — translation MMLLQCARRISWPRLLAALLLCLLASTAALAAAQPERPPDAAEAESALADARKQIDEIRKHLEDGGEDAQLVKWRADVLDIQSRAEALAEALAPQLSSVTARLTELGEPPAGTREAPDVAAQRAQLQKSNRALDSQTKLARLLSVEAAQTAEQISTLRRNQFQARLGERRDSLLGTPFWSELRGDLPRDLRRLGDLAGELRQAAGSTPGAIWAVLALAIGAVLLLRAACSRLLVRLTATRVPPGRLRRSFLAVSVVVLAVATPGLIAKLLHIGLTWDATLSDDTSDLLGSLVAVVCFGGYVAGLGHALLSPDRSTWRLPVIHDAVAQGLRHLPIVLGVLVVVIWLADQLPVLLNASLTTTICVAALAALALAATLAWGLRRCTSRHQQARQADEDGRVPPRPFWVSVLVAATWAVLITSVVSLLSGYVAFGSFIVKQVLWTLAILCSAYLLSVLIEDGFSTLLAPSSRDEDDVRNRLRGQAAVLLSGTARVAVVLFAATLLLAPFGEGPSDLLHRVNQLHSGLQIGEVHLRPGALMQALLVLALCLVGVRLLKRWLANRYLPTTELDPGMQLSAATLFGYTGVVVAVALALSALGIGLERVAWIASALSVGIGFGLQAVVQNFVSGLILLAERPVKVGDWVSLGGVEGDILRINVRATEIQMADRSTVIVPNSEFVTKTVRNVTHANPLGLVQVKLPMPLDADAQRVRELMLEAFTAHDGILENPAPDVFLEGIENGHLMFNARGYVSSPRNAYGVRSTLLYDILQRMAAADLPLASPSTLVLARPPSRGAPAIQPPGAPDPSAPGDAS, via the coding sequence ATGATGCTGCTCCAATGCGCGCGACGCATTTCCTGGCCCCGCCTGCTGGCCGCCCTGCTGCTTTGCCTGCTGGCAAGCACGGCCGCCCTGGCGGCCGCCCAGCCCGAACGGCCTCCCGACGCCGCCGAGGCCGAATCGGCGCTGGCCGATGCCCGCAAGCAGATCGATGAAATCCGCAAGCACCTGGAAGATGGCGGCGAAGATGCCCAGCTGGTGAAGTGGCGCGCCGACGTGCTGGATATCCAGTCGCGCGCCGAGGCGCTGGCCGAGGCGCTGGCGCCGCAGTTGTCCAGCGTCACGGCGCGCCTGACCGAACTGGGCGAGCCGCCGGCCGGCACGCGCGAAGCCCCCGACGTGGCCGCCCAGCGCGCGCAGCTGCAGAAAAGCAACCGGGCGCTGGATTCGCAGACCAAGCTGGCGCGGCTGCTGTCGGTCGAGGCGGCGCAGACCGCCGAACAGATATCCACCTTGCGGCGCAACCAGTTCCAGGCCCGGCTGGGCGAACGGCGCGATTCGCTGCTGGGAACGCCATTCTGGTCGGAATTGCGGGGCGACCTGCCGCGCGACCTGCGGCGCCTGGGCGACCTGGCCGGCGAACTGCGGCAGGCGGCGGGCTCGACGCCGGGCGCCATCTGGGCGGTGCTGGCCCTGGCTATCGGCGCGGTGCTGCTGCTGCGGGCCGCGTGCAGCCGCCTGCTGGTCAGGCTGACCGCCACGCGTGTGCCGCCTGGCCGCCTGCGGCGCTCGTTCCTGGCCGTCAGCGTGGTCGTGCTGGCCGTGGCCACGCCGGGCCTGATCGCCAAATTGCTGCACATCGGCCTGACCTGGGATGCCACCCTGTCGGACGACACCAGCGACTTGCTGGGCAGCCTGGTGGCGGTGGTGTGCTTCGGCGGCTATGTGGCCGGGCTGGGCCATGCTCTGCTGTCGCCCGACCGCTCCACCTGGCGCCTGCCGGTCATTCACGACGCGGTCGCGCAGGGCCTGCGCCACCTGCCCATCGTGCTGGGCGTGCTGGTGGTCGTGATCTGGCTGGCCGACCAATTGCCGGTGCTGCTCAATGCCAGCCTGACCACCACGATTTGCGTGGCCGCGCTGGCCGCGCTGGCATTGGCCGCCACGCTGGCCTGGGGGCTGCGCCGCTGCACCAGCCGGCACCAGCAGGCGCGCCAGGCCGACGAAGACGGCCGGGTGCCGCCGCGTCCGTTCTGGGTATCGGTGCTGGTGGCCGCGACGTGGGCAGTGCTGATCACCAGCGTCGTCAGCCTGCTGTCGGGGTATGTGGCGTTCGGCAGCTTTATCGTCAAGCAGGTGCTGTGGACGCTGGCGATCCTGTGCTCCGCTTACCTGTTGTCGGTGCTGATCGAAGATGGTTTCAGCACCCTGCTGGCCCCCTCATCGCGCGATGAAGACGATGTGCGCAACCGGCTGCGCGGGCAGGCGGCGGTGCTGTTGTCCGGCACCGCCCGGGTGGCCGTCGTGCTGTTCGCGGCCACCCTGCTGCTGGCGCCCTTCGGCGAAGGCCCGAGCGACCTGCTGCATCGGGTGAACCAGCTGCACAGCGGCCTGCAGATCGGCGAAGTGCACCTGCGCCCCGGCGCGCTGATGCAGGCATTGCTGGTACTGGCCCTGTGCCTGGTGGGCGTGCGGCTGCTCAAGCGCTGGCTGGCCAACCGCTATCTGCCCACCACTGAACTGGACCCCGGCATGCAGCTGTCGGCGGCCACGCTGTTCGGCTACACCGGCGTCGTGGTGGCCGTGGCGCTGGCGCTGTCGGCGCTGGGCATCGGGCTGGAGCGCGTCGCCTGGATCGCCAGCGCGCTGTCGGTGGGGATCGGCTTCGGCCTGCAGGCGGTGGTGCAGAATTTCGTGTCGGGCCTGATCCTGCTGGCCGAGCGCCCCGTCAAGGTAGGCGACTGGGTGTCGCTGGGCGGCGTCGAGGGCGACATTTTGCGCATCAATGTGCGCGCCACCGAAATCCAGATGGCGGACCGCTCGACGGTGATCGTGCCCAACTCGGAATTCGTCACCAAGACCGTGCGCAATGTCACGCACGCCAATCCGCTGGGCCTGGTGCAGGTGAAACTGCCCATGCCCCTGGACGCGGACGCGCAGCGCGTGCGCGAATTGATGCTGGAAGCCTTCACGGCGCACGACGGCATTCTGGAAAACCCCGCCCCCGATGTGTTCCTGGAAGGCATCGAGAACGGCCACCTGATGTTCAATGCGCGGGGCTATGTCAGTTCGCCGCGCAACGCGTACGGCGTGCGCAGCACGCTGCTGTACGACATTCTGCAGCGCATGGCGGCGGCCGACCTGCCGCTGGCGTCGCCGTCGACGCTGGTGCTGGCGCGCCCGCCGTCGCGCGGCGCCCCGGCCATCCAGCCGCCCGGCGCACCAGACCCTAGCGCGCCAGGCGACGCTTCATGA
- a CDS encoding LysR substrate-binding domain-containing protein produces the protein MLTSMSRLPLNTLPAFRAVAELQNLRAAAERLHLTHSAISQQIRGLEDQLGFELFDRRGRRVVLNCAGEALLRSVQCALAQLDDGVQAAASVARGAGQRLRVSVLPSFAQRWLLPRMARWRERHPGLTLEIETSQQVADLQREGLHAALRSGKGPWPGVVSDPLFEDMYMPLIVLASPATARQLADSQPETLAGQPLLGDKELWRQWFAAAGLTVDVTPVATFNDAGLMLQAVEQGLGLALSRELLAADALCAGRLVKVSPISVDFEPADTYHLVYPPVLRDWPPLLALRQWIRDELERSRDSLTSRGPGRAAPGETESKR, from the coding sequence ATGCTTACCAGCATGAGCCGCCTGCCCTTGAATACCCTGCCCGCCTTCCGCGCCGTGGCCGAACTGCAGAACCTGCGCGCCGCCGCCGAACGCCTGCACCTGACGCACAGCGCCATCAGCCAGCAGATCCGCGGGCTGGAAGATCAATTGGGCTTCGAACTGTTCGATCGGCGCGGCCGGCGCGTGGTGCTGAACTGCGCGGGCGAAGCGCTGCTGCGCAGCGTGCAATGCGCCCTGGCGCAGCTCGATGACGGCGTGCAGGCCGCGGCGTCGGTGGCGCGCGGGGCCGGCCAGCGTTTGCGGGTATCGGTGCTGCCGTCTTTCGCGCAGCGCTGGCTGCTGCCGCGCATGGCGCGCTGGCGCGAGCGGCATCCCGGCCTGACCCTGGAAATCGAGACTTCACAGCAGGTGGCCGACCTGCAGCGCGAAGGGCTGCACGCGGCGCTGCGCTCGGGCAAGGGCCCCTGGCCCGGCGTGGTGTCCGACCCCTTGTTCGAGGACATGTACATGCCCTTGATCGTGCTGGCCTCGCCGGCCACCGCCCGGCAGCTGGCCGACAGCCAGCCGGAAACCCTGGCGGGCCAGCCGCTGCTGGGCGACAAGGAACTGTGGCGCCAATGGTTCGCCGCGGCCGGCCTGACGGTGGACGTGACGCCGGTGGCCACCTTCAACGACGCCGGCCTGATGCTGCAGGCCGTGGAACAGGGCCTGGGCCTGGCGCTGAGCCGGGAATTGCTGGCAGCCGACGCGTTGTGCGCCGGCCGGCTGGTAAAGGTATCGCCCATCAGCGTGGATTTCGAACCCGCCGATACGTATCATCTGGTGTATCCCCCCGTTCTGCGCGACTGGCCGCCGCTGTTGGCGCTGCGCCAGTGGATCCGCGACGAACTGGAACGCTCGCGCGACAGCCTGACCTCGCGCGGCCCCGGCCGGGCGGCGCCCGGCGAAACTGAATCCAAACGTTGA